The region AGCGCCTGAAGCTGCACAAAAACAACGTATTCAGGCTTCTTGCCACACTGGAGGCGCGGGGTTACATCGAGCAGAACCGGGTGACCGAGAACTACCGCCTCGGCCTCAAGACCCTTGAACTCGGCCAGACCTTCATCCGCCAAATGGGCCTTCTCCGCCAGTCGAAACCGGTCCTGGAAGCCCTGGTCAAGGAGTGCAACGAAACCACCTACGTGGCGATCCTCAAGGACTTCAACATCATTTACCTGGATGCCGTGGAGACCGACATGACCGTCCGCGTCGTCCCGCGGGTCGGTTCGAGGCTGCCGGCTTACTGCACCGCGGCGGGCAAGGTCCAGATCGCCTACATGAGCGACGAGGAGTTGGAGAACTATCTCCCTCCCAAAGAGATCAAGCGCTACACGAAGAATACCGTCACCGACCGCGACCTTCTCAAGAAGCAGCTGAAGACCATCGCCGATCAGGGCTACGCCATCGACAACGAGGAACTGGATGTGGGCGTCAAGTGCGTCAGCGCGCCGATTCGCGACTATACCCGCCGGATCATCGGCGCGGTCAGCATCTCCGGCCCTTCCATGCGTTTCACGGACGAGCGGATGGACAAGGAACTCATCCCCCTGGTGACAAAGGCGGCACAGGAGATCTCCTCCAAGCTCGGCTTTCAATAGGTCCCCACCCCATCATACCCGTAACGAGGGCGGCTTTCGGGCCGCCCTCTCCGTTTCCGCTTGAAGATATGCCCGCCGTTGGCTACTATTGCCGGAAACCTTCCGGAGTGGAAACATGCCGACCTATAAAGTGATCGAACTGGGCACCGTCACCGAAGAGGCCATCGAGGAGACGCTCAACGAATGGACCGCCAAGGGATGGCGCTTCGACAGCATGCAGTTTGCCATGCGCGAGTCCAGCCGGCGGCCGAGCATGGCCTTCGTGCTGTTCACGCGGGACCAGACGGAGAAAAACTCACCATGAACAGCCACGACGACACCCTCTACCTGATCGACGGTTCCTCCTACATCTACCGGGCCTATTATGCCATCCGCCACCTCTCCTCGCCCAGCGGCCACCCCACCAACGCCATCTACGGCTTCATCCAGATGCTGCTCAAGCTGATCAAGGACCACGATCCCAAGCAGCTGGCGGTGGTCTTCGACGCCGGCCGGATCACTTTCCGCACCGGCATCTACCCGGAATACAAGGCCAACCGGGCCGCCATGCCCGATGACCTGCGCCAGCAGGTCGGGCCGATCCGCGAGGTGGTACGCGCCTTCAACATCCCGGCCCTGGAACGGGAAGGGTTCGAGGCGGACGACATCATCGGCGCCCTGGCCGCCCGTTACAGCGCCCGGGGAGGCCGGGTCGTGGTGGTGACCGGCGACAAGGACCTGATGCAGGTTGTGACGGAAAACGTCACATTGTTGGACACCATGAAGGACAAGCGCTCGGGCCTGGCCGAGGTGCACGAGCGCTTCGGCGTCGGTCCCGAACTGGTGCCGGACATCCTGGGCCTGGCCGGCGACAGTTCGGACAACATCCCCGGCGTGCCGGGCATCGGCGAGAAGACCGCCATCAAGCTGGTCCAGGAGTTCGGCTCCCTGGACGCCCTGCTGGAGCGGGCCGGCGAGGTCAAGGGGAAGAACGGCGAAAAACTGCGGGAGTTCCGCGACCAGGCGCTCCTGTCACGCACACTGGCCACCATCGAGCGCAACGTCCCCTGGAAATCAACCTGGACGACCTGGCCGCCCGGGAACCGGACACCCCGGCCCTGAACGCCTTCTTCAAACAGTACGGTTTCACCACCCTGATCAAGGAGTTGACCGGCCACGCCACCCTCTCCACCGAGAGCTACCGCACCGTCACCACGGCCGCGGAACTGGAGGCGCTCGCCGCGGCCCTGGAGCAGGCCGGCGAATTCGCCTTCGACCTGGAGACCACGAGCCTCGACCCGCGCCTGGCCGAGATCGTCGGCCTGTCGTTCTCGTTTCGCGACCACGAGGCCTATTATCTGCCGGTGGGGCATGTGACCTCATCCCCCTCCCCGCCCCCGCCCGAAGACGCGGGGACCCTGTTTGCCCCGCCCCAGGCCGAGGCCCCGGGGGAGGCCGGTTCCACCCTCGTCCCCGGCCAGCTCCCGCGGGACACGGTGCTGGAACGCCTCCGCCCCCTGTTTGTGAATCCCGGCCTGCGCAAGGTCGGCCAGAACATCAAGTTCGACATGCAGGTGCTTGCCAACAGCGGCATCACGGTGGCAGGGGCCTGGTTCGACACCATGCTGGCCTCCTACGTGCTCAACCCGGCCCGCAGCGGGCACGGCCTGGACGCCCTGGCCCAGGAGCATCTCAACCACCGCATGATCAGCTACAGCGAGGTGACCGGAACCGGCAAGGGACAGAAGAATTTTTCCCAGGTGGCGGTGGCGGCCGCCGCCACCTATGCCTGCGAGGATGCGGACGCCACCTGGCTCCTGCGGCGCAAATTCGGGCCGCAACTGGCCGAAACCGGTCTTGAGCAGCTTTTCCGCACCCTGGAGATGCCGCTGGTGACGATCCTGGCCGACATGGAGAATTACGGGGTGCTGCTGGACCGGGAGATGCTGAAGGAACTGTCTGAGGACTTTTCAGCCCGCCTGGCGGAGCTGGAGGGGCGGATATTCGCCATCGCCGGCGCCCCCTTCAACCTCAATTCCCCCAAACAGCTGGGCGAGACGCTCTTCGAACGCATGGGCCTGAAGACCGGCAAGAAGACCAAGGGGAAGACCGGCTGGTCCACGGACAACGAGGTATTGAGCGCCCTGGCCGAGGAGCACGAGGTCGCTCGGCTGATCGTGGATTACCGCGGCCTGACCAAGCTCAAATCCACCTACAGCGACGCCCTGGCGCGCCTGGTGTGCCCCAGGACCGGCCGGGTGCACACCTCCTACAACCAGACGGTCACCGCCACCGGGCGGCTCTCGTCCTCCGACCCGAACCTGCAGAACATCCCGGTCCGCACCGACGAGGGGCGCCGCATCCGCCACGCCTTCATCGCCCCGCCGGGGCACGTCATCCTCTCGGCCGACTACTCCCAGATCGAACTGCGCGTGCTGGCCCACCTCTCCGGCGACCAGGTCTTCTGCCACGCCTTCGCCCACGACGAGGACATCCACACCCGCACCGCGGCCGAGGTCTTCGGCCTGTTTCCCGAGATGGTCACCAGCGAGATGCGCCGCCAGGCCAAGACCATCAACTTCGGCATCATCTACGGCCAGGGGGCGTTCAGCCTGGCGAAGCAGCTGGGCATCGCCCGCAAGACGGCCGAGGAGTTCATCGCCGCCTACAAGGAGCGCCACAGCGGCGCGGTCGGCTTCCTGGACTCCTGCATCCGCCAGGCGGAAGAGACCGGATACGTCACAACCATCCTGGGCAGGCGGCTCCCCATACCGGATATCCACAGCACCAACGGCAACGTGCGGGCCTTTGCCCAGCGCAACGCCATCAACTACCCGATCCAGGGCTCGGCGGCCGACATCATCAAGAGCGCCATGATCCGGGTGGACGGGCGGATACGGGCCGAGGGGCTGAAGAGCCGCCTGACCATGCAGGTGCACGACGAACTGGTCTTCGAGATACCGGAGGAGGAGTTGCTGCATATGGAAGTGCTGGTGGAGGAGGAGATGTCCCGCGCCGTGGAACTGAAGGTCCCGCTCAGGGTGGACATCAGCTACGGAAAGAACTGGAGCGAGGCCCACTAAACTACAGCGGCACCCTGCGCTCATTGCCGTCGGGATAGGGATACTCCATGTGCCGGGCCGTGGCCCGGGCCACCGGCTCGCCATGGTAGCGGGCAACCACCGTAAGCGCCATGTCGATGCCGGCCGAGATGCCGGCCGAGGTCACGACCCGCCCGTCCGCCACCACATGCTGGTCGTACTCCACCGTCACGGCGGGAAACGAGTCGCGCATCCACTCCAGGGAGCGCCAGTGGGTCGTGGCGCGCAGCCCGTCGAGCAGACCGGCGCGGCCCAGCAGCATGGCCCCGGTGCAGACGGAGGTCAGGATCTCCACCTCGGCGTTGCGTTCCCGCAGCCATTGGAGCATGACCGGGTTGTCCAGTTCCCTGCGGGTGCCCCAGCCGCCCGGCACCACCAGGATATCCAACCGGGGGCAGGCCGCAAAGGTGGCGTCGGGCACAACCCGCATCCCGCCCGAGGCGGTGACGGGATCGCCGTTCCCGGCCACCAGCAGCAGCTCGAAGGGGGATGGTTCCTGGCGCCGTTTCGCCTCATCGAGCCGCACCGCGGAAAAGACCTCGTACGGCCCGCAGAAATCGAGCACCTCAACGGCGTCGAACAGCACGATCCCCACCCGTTTCCTCTCCATGGCCCCCTCCCGTTTTTCAAAGTGAACGGCTAGCGCTTGCCGTGTTCCTTCTGCTGCGCCAGGAACACGATCTCCAGTTTCAGCACCGTCCCCTGCCGCTCGGCCTGCACGACCCCGCGGTCGCCGGGACGTTTCTGCTGCACGGCATAGGTCAGGTCAAAATTGCCCGCGAGCGGCTCGCCGTCAAGGGAGAGGAGCAGGTCCCCCTGGTGCAGGCCGGCCCGCTCGGCATTGGAACCGGGCAGCACCCCCTTCACCACCAGGCCGCGGCCGCCGGGCGCCGGTTCGATCATCACGCCGAGACGGACCCCGGTTTCGGGCAGGTCTTCGTAGGCCTGGTACACCAGGAAATCGTAGGGCACCATGGGAAAGTCGGGGATGGTGACGTTCATCAGGCGGTCCTGCTTGTCGGGCGGGATGTCGAGTTCCTTGCCGCCGATGATGACGGAGGAGGCGGGGAAACGGCGGAACACCCGGCGCGGGATGCCGAAGCCGTTGCTCACGTGGTCGCCCCCGGCGACCACCAGCAGGTGTTTGTCCTTGCCGTCCGGGCCGGCCAGGTAGCGGGCCGCCGATTCGGCCATGGTCTCGTCCCGCAGGGTCTGGGCGCGGATGAAGCCGTCGATCGCCAGCGCCCCGTGGCTGTGATCGCCGAAGATGGCCGTCACCAGGCCGCGCTGGTAGGGATCGGTCAGGTCGAGCTCCGGCACCTGGGCCCGTTCCGCCGGGCCGAGCTGTTCCGGCGCCGTGCTGCGCACCGCCTTCACCAGGCTCTTCTCCGCATCCAGGGCGATGACCGGGATACGCCGCTCCCGGGCGAGGTTCAAAAGGTCGCGGTAATAGGCAAAATCCATGTTCCAGTTTTCGAACCAGCGGGATTCCTTGAGAAACGCCTTTTCATCCAGTTCGCCGGCAACCCAGCGGTCGAGGGCCGGCTGCTGGGAACGCGCGAACATCTCCATCCCCAGGGCCAGGCGGCCGGGATGGCGCCCGGCGAGGGCCTGGAGGACCTGGAGTTCCAGGCGGTGCGAGGCCGGGTTGTCATGGGTCTCGCCCACGTAGACGATGCGCGCGTCCGTGGCCACGGCCAGCATCTGGGCGGGGCTGACCAGGGTGCCGGTCGGCAGGTGGACGATCTGGCCGATCCGGGGCGGCTCCGCGAGCGGATAGGGGTCTTGGGGGTCGCCCATCACCTGCCTGCCGGCGGGGGCGCAGGCGGTCAGGGCGGACAGACACAGGGCGGCCACACACAAAGATGGAGAGAAACGGACCATGCTGCCTCCTTCGCGGAAACGGACACGTTCATATTTTTTTCTTGCCATGCCGTACGGCCTAGAATAAATAAATTCATCTTACTTTTCAACACATCAACCAAGAAAAGGCATCTGCCGCAGAGCCCCGGAGAGGCCGGCCGACATCTGCCACGGAGACACGGAGCCCCGGAGAACACCAGGGGTAAGGCAAGAAAAACAAAGAGCCCTGATGGCGGCTTTGCCGAAAAACCGTTTTTTGCTTTTCTCTGTGGACCTCTGTGCCTCTGTGCCTCCGTGGCAGGTTTTGATTTTCTCTGCGCCCCTGTGGCCGGATTGCCCGTTTCAGGATCAATGGAATCGCCCATGCATGCCGAAAAGCTCCAGGCCATAGTCCTCGCCACCATCGATTACGGCGACAGGGACCGGATCGCGTCGCTGTTTTCCCTGGAGCATGGGCGCATCAAGGCCTTTGCCCGGGGCGCGCGCACGAGCCGCAAGCGTTTCGGCGCGGCGCTGGAGGCCTTTGCCCGCATCGAGGCCCAGGTCCGGGTCAAGGAGGGGCTGGCAGGCCTGCAACAAGCCGAGATAGTCACCATCTACCCCCGCATCCGCGGCGACCTGTCGGCCATCGCCCAGGCGCTCTACGCCTGCGAGGTGGTGGAGGCCATGACCCCCGAAGGGCATCCCCTGCCGCGCCTCTACCGCCTGCTGGCCGCCTACCTGGACCGCCTGGAAACGGCAACGGCGGCCGATGACAGCGACCGCCGTTTCTTTGAAATCAACCTGCTGAACATCCTGGGCTATCGCCCCGCGCTGGAGAGCTGCCCCCGCTGCGACACCCCCTTTGGCGCTGCCGGCGCGCTGTTGCAGGACAGCGGCGAGCCGGTGTGCCGGGCCTGCGCCCCGGCCGGCAGGCCGCTGCATCCCTCCGCCCTCAAGGCCCTGGGCGCCTGCATGGCAACCGGCACCTTCGGCAAGGTGGTCTTTCCCCCCGACCTCCTGGCGGAAGGTGGGGCGCTTCTGGACCGGGCCATCGCCACCCATGCCGGACGCCGGCTGAAGAGCCTGGAGTTCCTGGGGCAGGTCACTCCTTAGCAGGTTGTTGAAAAACAGCCATCTCGCCGCGTCCTCGAAAGCCCCTTGTGCGGCGTAGCGCGGCTACGCCTCCGCGGGGCTTTTCTGCGGGTGCGACGATCTGACTATTTTTGAACAACCTGTCAATCGCGCGGCACATCAGTCTTGCCGTCTTGCCTTTTCCTCCCGTCCAGCAGGGCGCGCCAGTAATATCCGGCCGCAAAGCCCCCCACGGCCCCCGCCAGCAGGAACATGAACAACTGCATATCCCCTTCGCCGGTATCGATCAGCGGCTTTCTGGCCTCGCGGCCATGCTCCCGGGCGATCTTCTGGACGACGGTCTCGTCGATCCCCTGCCACTGTTCCGCCGCCGGGGAGACCGTTGCCACCGACCACAAAAACACACCCATCAAGATCATGGCGTGACGTTTCATCGCTTTTCACCCCCGACTCCCGCCAGGGCGGTGCGGGCAAGCAGGTCCGGGCGTTTTTTCCGCAACAGGGAAACCATGCCGGCGGTGATGACCCCTTCGATGATCCCCAGGGGCAACTGGGTGGGCACGAACGCCAGGCCGATCTTGCCGGCCAGGGGCCAGAACGGGCTCGTCCCCCGGATACCGGCCGCCAGGATCATGGCGGTCGTGGCATAGGTGGCCCAATCGGCCAGCAGCCCGGCCGCGAAGGCGGCCGGCACCGGCCCGGCACCGCAGGCGCGCGCGGCCCGAAACACCACAAACCCGGTAAAGGAGCCGACAACCCCCATGGCAAAGAGGTTGGCGCCCCAGGTGGAGAGGCCGCCATGGGAGAGGAAGAGCGCCTGGATCAAGAGGGCGACCGCCGCGACCACCACCCCCATGGCCGGGCCGAGCAGGATCGCGGCCAGCCCGGTGCCGCAGGGATGGGAACAGGTCCCGGCGGTGGGCACCGGCACCGGCATGCAGGAAATGACGAAGACCACGGCCGCCACCATCCCCACCAGCGGCTTGCTGGACAGGTCCCGGGCCGAGCGGCGCGTCAGGGTGCGCAGCCCCAGGGCCAGAAACGGCGCCGACGCGGCAAACCAGATCGCCGCCCAGGAGAAGGGCAGGATCCCCTCGGAGATGTGCATGGCAAATGAAGAGGACGGCAGAAGAACGACAGGCAGGCAAACGGCTGACAACAGTAACGCTGGATGTTTCATGATACGCTCCCTTCCCCACGGTTGGAGTGTTTATGTGGCTTCCAGTCAGGTCTCCTGACTCGGGGATCGTCCCGTCACCGCGCCTTCCCATCCTTTACGGACAGTGGCCTCCTGCGGTGACCGTCCCCCCTCACAGTTGCGGGGCAGCGCCGGATTCGCACCGGCTTCCCTTGGACCGGAAGCAGTTTTCGTACTGTGTAACACGGCGAACGGCAAAAGACAACCCGAATCCGCAGCGGCTGACCGACGGATCGAGCGACATGCCTCCCCGCGTCCACCCCCCTTCGGGGCACCTTCTCCCCGTGGCCCCCAAGGGCCTCAAGGACCTAAAGGAGAAGGGATAGGGAAGGGATGCTCATCAGCCCCTCTCCTTTAGGCCCATTGGGTCCCCGGGGAGAGGGTGGCCGCAGGCCGGGTGAGGGGATAATAACTCCACCACGCCTCAAATGCCGCCATGGCGCCGGCAGGCGGCCGTGAAGGCGGGCGCGATCCCCCCGTTGCTGCCGAAATGCAGGTGGATGTAGGACGCCAGGCAGTTGTGGTGACGATACCCCTCCCGGCCCAGCTCCCTGCCCTGCCGGGACACCCGGTAACAGCGCTCCACGGCATCCGGCATCGTCCCGACCTCCGAATAGTGGAACTCGTGACCGCGGGCGCTGCCGGCGGCGGCGATCACACCGGAAGCTGCCGTGAATTCGACCTGGCGGTACCCGAGCGCCTTGCGCTTCGGCAGCATGCGCGCCCGCACCGGGAAGACGCCGACGAAATCGGCCGGCGGCCCCCCCTCCCCGTCCTCCATGCCGCGGGTCAGGTAGATGAAGCCGCCGCACTCGGCATACACCGGCATGCCCGCCTCGACGGCGGCCCCCACGGCAGCCTTCATGGCGCTGTTGGCGGCCAGGCGTTCGGCATACAGCTCCGGGTACCCTCCCGGCAGGTAGATGCCCTGGACATCGGCCGGCAAGCGCTCATCGGCCAGGGGCGAGAACGGGACGATCTCGGCCCCCGCCTCCCGCAGCAGCCGCAGGTTGTCCTCGTACACGAAGCAGAAGGCCGCATCCCGCGCCACGGCGATACGCACGGGCGAGGGGGAGGCATCGCCGGATGCCTGCAAGGGTTCTTCTCCCCCCTTTATAAAAGGGGGGCCGGGGGGATTTGAATTGCGGCCAGCCCGTCCAGGTCCAGGCTTGTCTCCGCCAGGTCCGCCAGGCGTTCCAGATAACGGGGCGGCAGGGGGTTGTCCTCGGCCGTGACCAGCCCCAGGTGGCGCGAAGGTATCTCCAGGGCGGCGTCCCGGGGGATGCAGCCGAACACCGCCACCTCCGGCAGCGCCGCTGCCAGGGCGTGGCGCAGCAGCTCGCCGTGGGACGCGCTCCCCACATTGTTGAAAATCACGCCCACAATCCTGACCCGCCCGTCGTACCCGGCAAACCCCTTGACCAGGGCCGCGGCGCTGGCCGCCATGCCACGGGCGTTGACCACCAGCACCACCGGCACGCCGCACATGGCGGCCACCTGGGCGCTGCTCCCCTCCATGGGTGCGTGGCCCATGCCGTCGAACAGCCCCATCGCCCCCTCCACCACCGCCACGTCGGCCCCGGCGACATGCCGGCGGAAGGTGTCGGCCACGAACGCCTCCGGGCACATCCAGCCGTCCAGGTTGATGGAGGGGCGGCCGGTGACCAGGCGGTGATAGCCGGGATCGATGAAATCCGGGCCGCACTTGAAGGGCGCGACCGTCATCCCGCGGCGCCTGAAGGCCGCCATGACGGCCAGGGCCACGGTGGTCTTGCCGGAACCGCTCTGGGGGGCGGCGATGAGGAAGGCGCGCCGGGTCACCGCAGCGACCTGCGGGCGCCGCCATACTGGAAAAACGCGATGAGGTGGAACTCCTCCTTGTCGTAGCCCCGGGGAAACGATCCCACCGGGCCGATGGCGCGCAGGGTGCGCATGACCTCGTCATCCAGTATCCGTGCGCCGGAGCTTTCCAAGAGTTCCACCTTGGTGATCTCGCCGCGCCGGTTGAAGGTGATCCGCACCGGCGTCACCCCCTCGATCCCCTTCATGGCCGCTTCCTGGGGGTAGCGCCAGACGCCGTACACGGCGTTCTCGAAGTGGCGCAGGAACGAACCGAACTGGATGTCGTCGCTGTTGAGGAAGCGGGTATCCCCTTCGGCCACGTCGTTCTCGAACTTGCGGCGGTACCCCTCTTCCAGCGTGGCCAGGCGCTGGGCGCCGGGGAAGAGCTGCGGCTGGGCGGCCTGCGGCCGGCTGGGGGATTTCGGCCTGAGCAGGCTGGAGACCGACGAGCCGGGTGCCAGGGGCGGTTCCTGGCGTTTGGCGGGCAGCGGCTGGGCCTGCCTGGCTGGCGGCGCCTGCCGTTGTGCGGCCCTGCCGGGTTCCTGGGGCTGCGGCCGCGTGGCCGGCCGGGGTGCCGGCCCGAAGCTGTCCCGGGGTGCGTTTCCCCGGGGGGCCATCTCCTTGGGAACGCGCTGCCGCTGCTCGGAGAAGCGCTTGGTCTCCTGCTGCGTGGGCTGCTGGGGCTTCAGTTCCGGCATCTGCTGGATGTCGATGAACACCGGTTCCTTGGGAGGGGGCTTCTCTTCGTGGGGCAGGTAGTAGATCAGGACGAACATGCCCACATGCAGTGCCACGGAGATTGCCAGGAGATAGATAAAGTTTTTTTCGATATATCTGTCAGACATGCAGGGTGGTCACTCGGGAAAAAAGATAGAACTCGGATATGCCGCCGCCGGGTGTACGGGCGGCTAGCCCGCCTCGGGCAGGGGAACGGTCTGGAAGCCCCGGTCGTAGTTCAGCACCGCGTCGTTCTGTTTGCCGGTTTCGGCACGAAGGTACATCAGGATCTCTTTCAGGCTTTCCAGGATGATATGCTCCGCTTTGGGGAATTCGGTCGGATCGAGTTCCAGCGTTACCGTACTCTGATAATCGGTATTTCGCAAGTGGTTCAGGAAGCGGGTCAAGGGCAGCATGCCGTGGCCCGGCAAAAGATGCTCCCGCCCCTGGCCGTAATCGGAAAAATGGATGTTCCTGATGCGCCCGGATTCGTAAAACTGGTAGAAGTCATTGATGAAATTGGCCTTGCCCGACCCCATGTGGGTGCAGTCGAAGGTCATGAACAGGTTGTGGTCGCGAATGAACTCGATCATCCGCTGGGTGTTGGACAGTATGTGGGGATTGATCTTCATCCTGCCCACCCAGGGCATGTTCTCCAGGGTGACGGTCACCAGGCCGTCCATCCCCACGTCCTTCTGAAAATCGATCACACTGTAGAGCCAGCGCCAGTAGCCGATCTCGAACCCCAGCCACGACGGCGGATGAAAGTTCACCAGCGGGATGCCGCATTCCGCCGCCAAAGCCACGCTCCGCCGCAGGGAGGCCGCCGGGCCGCCCCAGCCGTCCAGCGGCATGAAGGGCGCATGGATGGAGTGGATCACCGTGATCTGCTGCAGCGACCTGATCAGCCTGACCGGATTGACCTTCTGGAAGTTCTGGCTGATGATCAACTCGACGCCGTCGAAGCCGGCGGCCGCCGCAAGCTCGAAGACCCGCGGCAGGGGAAGCGTGAAGAGGCTGCCTGTGGAGAGCGAGATCTGCACGGCTGCTACTCTTCCGTCCCGTTATAGACGACGACCGCCAGGCGCTGGACCGTGGCGACGGTCTCCAGCGCATCCCTGAACATGCCGCGGGTATCCTCGTCCAGGCTCGCGACGTCCAGGTAGAGGGGCGCCCCATTGTTCCGGGCCGGAAAGAACTCACGCTCCCGCATCAGGCGCAGTTCGTTCAGGGTATGCCATGACTGCAGCAGGCGCTCGGCGGTATCCACGTCCAGCGCCTGGCGGCCGAGCAGCACCCGGATACGCCGGGGGGTATCGGGGGCATCGACCCGGTGGATCAGGGCCAGGGCGGCGACCGCGGCCGAGAGCGGCAGCAGGGCATGTTCGAACAGCCGGAACATCCCCCGGTGCGGGCCGCTCTTTTCCAGACGCCACCCGCCCATGATCCCGAGGCCGTTGGACAGCCCCAGCAAGCGGGCGACAAGATCGCCCATGGCGCGGCGGCTCTGTTGCAGGTGCGGCAGCACCAGTTCGCGGAATTCCCCCTCCTCCCCCCCGGCGGAAAAAAGGACATCGTGATCGGACAATCTGAGCAGTTCGACCAGTTCCTTCTGCGTGCCCCGCGCCAGCCCCTGCTCCAGGCGCTGGTCCCACTGCGGCAGGCTGCCCCGCCACTGGGGATGCACCGGGGCGATGTCGCCATCGACCCGCAGGCCGCAGGCCCCAAAGCCCTCCAGGAGAAGACGGGCATACCGGAAGCCCGCTTCCGGGTCGCCGCCGTCGTCCCGGCCAAAAACCAGCGCCAGTTGCAGCGGACAGAGGGGGGAAAACTCCCGGCGGCCGGCCGGCCCGACAGCTACGAGCCTCGTGTCGTGCAGCCCCCCGGCGGCCGCCCCGAGCTGGTGCAGGGCATAACGGTGTAAGGAACCGGCCAACCCGTGCAGGAACAGCGTGCTGAGCTGGTAAAAGGCCACTGCCGAGCCGTAGCGGCCGACGTGATCGTAGAGCCCGGCATAGAAGGCGGTGCACAGTTCCCCGAGGCGTGCCGGGTCCGTGCCTGCCGCCGCCTCGGCTGTGAGGCGTTCGAGGCGCGCCACCCGCTCGTCGTTTTCCCCGGCGAGCGCTTCAAGCTCCCGGCAGGCCTCGTCGAAGAGCCGCTCCGCTTCCTCGGAGCGGCAGGAGGCGCTCCGCTGCAAAAGCGCCTGGCGGAAGGCGGCGCCAAACTCCCCGGCCGCCCGCCAGGTGCTGATGTCGCTCCCCTTTGCCGTGGCCAGAACCGCCATTACTCCTCCGCAGTGTCGTGTACGTTGCGGGCCAGAAACAGCTTGATCCCTTCGCCCGGCGGCGGGGTCAGGAGCGAAACCGCCACCATGACCAGGATGACCAGCGGCGCGCCCAGGAAGGCCGATGACGTGGCGGGGGGCAGTACTGAAAGAAGCGGCAGGACGCCCGCCAGCAACGGGGCGAAGGTGATCGCGACCCCGGCCAGCATGCCGCTGATGACCCCGGCGGCATTGGCCCTCCCCCACCAGATTCCCAGCAGGAAAGCCGGGAAGATGGTATTGCCGGCCAGGGCGAAGGCCAGGGCCGCGATCTCGGCGATCATGCCCCACGGCCTGAGGGCCAGCGTCATGACGATCACCGCCAGGACCAGAAAAAAACCTTTCGCCGCGAAGACCTTGTCCGTCTCGCTGGCATTCGGCCTGATGAGGCGGGGATAGATATCATAGGAAAACGAGGCCGAACCGGTCAGAAGCATGCCCGCCACCGTGGAAAAGGCGGCGCTCATGCCGCCGGCGGCCAACAGGCCGATGCACCACGGGGGCAGGCCGCTGTAGCGGGCGGCGGAAAGCACCGCCATATCCGCCGCCATCGGGTCGGAACCGTTCAGCGCGATGCCGCCGCGCGCCTCGAACAGCCGGGCCAGGACGCCGTAGGCCGGGGCCGACCAGTAGATCAGGGCTATGAAGAACAGCCCCCACACCACCCCCCAGCGGGCATCCCGGATGGAGGGGACCATGTAGAAACGGGAGAGGACATGGGGCAGGCCGGCCGTGCCGAACATGAGGGTAAAACAGAGCGCCAGCCAGCGAAAGGGGGTCACCGTGGCAAACGGCTCCGACCAGGCGAAGCCGAATTGCTGCTGCAGGTCCCTGATGGCGGCGCCGTAGCCGAACTGGGGGAGTATCCAGAAATACCCCAGTTTGCGGACCATGAGCATGAGCGGCAGGATAAAGGCCGTGATCAGCACGAAGTACTGCAGCTTCTGGTTCCGCGCCACCCCGAGGGCGCCGGACACGACCACGAACCCCACCACCAGCGCGGCGCCGACGATCACCGCCGGGGCATAGGCGATGCCGAACAGCCACGAGACGATCAGGGCGATGCCGCGGAACTGGGCGACGCCGTAGATGATGGTGATGCCGATGGCGATGAGCGCCGCCAGGGTGCGCGCCACCTCGGATTCATAGCGGAAGCCGACGAAGTCCGGGGCGGTGTAC is a window of Geobacter sp. FeAm09 DNA encoding:
- a CDS encoding DUF4177 domain-containing protein, with protein sequence MPTYKVIELGTVTEEAIEETLNEWTAKGWRFDSMQFAMRESSRRPSMAFVLFTRDQTEKNSP
- a CDS encoding ChaN family lipoprotein, translated to MAALCLSALTACAPAGRQVMGDPQDPYPLAEPPRIGQIVHLPTGTLVSPAQMLAVATDARIVYVGETHDNPASHRLELQVLQALAGRHPGRLALGMEMFARSQQPALDRWVAGELDEKAFLKESRWFENWNMDFAYYRDLLNLARERRIPVIALDAEKSLVKAVRSTAPEQLGPAERAQVPELDLTDPYQRGLVTAIFGDHSHGALAIDGFIRAQTLRDETMAESAARYLAGPDGKDKHLLVVAGGDHVSNGFGIPRRVFRRFPASSVIIGGKELDIPPDKQDRLMNVTIPDFPMVPYDFLVYQAYEDLPETGVRLGVMIEPAPGGRGLVVKGVLPGSNAERAGLHQGDLLLSLDGEPLAGNFDLTYAVQQKRPGDRGVVQAERQGTVLKLEIVFLAQQKEHGKR
- a CDS encoding DJ-1/PfpI family protein, giving the protein MERKRVGIVLFDAVEVLDFCGPYEVFSAVRLDEAKRRQEPSPFELLLVAGNGDPVTASGGMRVVPDATFAACPRLDILVVPGGWGTRRELDNPVMLQWLRERNAEVEILTSVCTGAMLLGRAGLLDGLRATTHWRSLEWMRDSFPAVTVEYDQHVVADGRVVTSAGISAGIDMALTVVARYHGEPVARATARHMEYPYPDGNERRVPL
- the recO gene encoding DNA repair protein RecO, with the translated sequence MHAEKLQAIVLATIDYGDRDRIASLFSLEHGRIKAFARGARTSRKRFGAALEAFARIEAQVRVKEGLAGLQQAEIVTIYPRIRGDLSAIAQALYACEVVEAMTPEGHPLPRLYRLLAAYLDRLETATAADDSDRRFFEINLLNILGYRPALESCPRCDTPFGAAGALLQDSGEPVCRACAPAGRPLHPSALKALGACMATGTFGKVVFPPDLLAEGGALLDRAIATHAGRRLKSLEFLGQVTP
- a CDS encoding TonB family protein, giving the protein MSDRYIEKNFIYLLAISVALHVGMFVLIYYLPHEEKPPPKEPVFIDIQQMPELKPQQPTQQETKRFSEQRQRVPKEMAPRGNAPRDSFGPAPRPATRPQPQEPGRAAQRQAPPARQAQPLPAKRQEPPLAPGSSVSSLLRPKSPSRPQAAQPQLFPGAQRLATLEEGYRRKFENDVAEGDTRFLNSDDIQFGSFLRHFENAVYGVWRYPQEAAMKGIEGVTPVRITFNRRGEITKVELLESSGARILDDEVMRTLRAIGPVGSFPRGYDKEEFHLIAFFQYGGARRSLR
- a CDS encoding IclR family transcriptional regulator, encoding MAKKEKSEYLIQAVSHALDLLEQFHGETDELGVTELSKRLKLHKNNVFRLLATLEARGYIEQNRVTENYRLGLKTLELGQTFIRQMGLLRQSKPVLEALVKECNETTYVAILKDFNIIYLDAVETDMTVRVVPRVGSRLPAYCTAAGKVQIAYMSDEELENYLPPKEIKRYTKNTVTDRDLLKKQLKTIADQGYAIDNEELDVGVKCVSAPIRDYTRRIIGAVSISGPSMRFTDERMDKELIPLVTKAAQEISSKLGFQ
- a CDS encoding energy-coupling factor ABC transporter permease, which codes for MKHPALLLSAVCLPVVLLPSSSFAMHISEGILPFSWAAIWFAASAPFLALGLRTLTRRSARDLSSKPLVGMVAAVVFVISCMPVPVPTAGTCSHPCGTGLAAILLGPAMGVVVAAVALLIQALFLSHGGLSTWGANLFAMGVVGSFTGFVVFRAARACGAGPVPAAFAAGLLADWATYATTAMILAAGIRGTSPFWPLAGKIGLAFVPTQLPLGIIEGVITAGMVSLLRKKRPDLLARTALAGVGGEKR